One window of Methanothermobacter tenebrarum genomic DNA carries:
- the purL gene encoding phosphoribosylformylglycinamidine synthase subunit PurL yields MVLTDEELEFIKRELGREPNPLEYGMLDVMFSEHCSYKSSRPILRLFPTEGKKVIIGPGDDAGVVEVTPELALAVGIESHNHPSAIEPYSGAGTGIGGILRDILSMGAMPIALLDSLHFGYPEDQKSRYLFENVVKGISDYGNRVGVPTVAGEVEFDENFKFNPLVNVMCVGLVKKDKIKRATAPNPGEVFLLMGGRTGRDGIHGVTFASEELTSSSEIEDRPAVQIGDPFTKKMVLEASLEIMDKVEVSGVKDLGGGGLTCCISEIVAKCDNGAIVELEKIPLREEGMTPYEIMLSESQERMLFVIRREDIEKAMRICEKYELPAAIIGEVTDDKRMKVVKDGRVIADLPAKLLADPPVIIREAKRPTHPRETIRVEHPPVKEALLKVLSSPNIASKEWVYRQYDHEVQIRTVVKPGDDAAVLRIDGENGIALTVDSNSIHTRLDPYHGGAGSVAEAIRNVVSMGAWPLCIVDCLNFGNPEKPTVFWEFKECVKGMAKTARTFKTPVISGNVSFYNETEGVTVNPSPVVGVIGSLKLDNIKTMDFKGENEKIIVAGYTRGELGGSEYYKSVHGLVTGDPPRVKFEDELKAAESIHNIIDEFGDGVTAVHDCSRGGLGVALAEMSIKSGLGAKIDTNRIPNNCKNEHQLLFSESHGRYIITVKEEIAGDIIANIKVPSSVIGTVSGESLQIDDLKIPVDKLQETYHGVIEKYM; encoded by the coding sequence ATGGTTTTAACCGATGAAGAACTCGAATTCATAAAAAGAGAACTTGGGAGGGAACCCAACCCCCTCGAATATGGGATGCTCGACGTCATGTTCTCAGAACACTGCTCATATAAAAGCAGCCGCCCCATACTCCGATTATTCCCCACAGAAGGCAAGAAGGTCATAATAGGACCGGGAGACGATGCAGGAGTTGTAGAAGTAACACCAGAATTGGCACTGGCAGTTGGAATAGAAAGCCACAATCACCCATCAGCTATAGAACCATACAGTGGCGCTGGCACGGGGATAGGCGGTATACTACGCGACATACTCTCAATGGGGGCCATGCCCATAGCCCTATTAGACTCCTTGCACTTCGGATACCCTGAAGACCAAAAATCAAGATACCTTTTCGAGAACGTTGTAAAGGGGATATCAGATTATGGGAATAGGGTGGGAGTCCCCACGGTAGCTGGTGAAGTCGAATTCGACGAAAACTTCAAGTTCAACCCCCTAGTAAATGTCATGTGCGTCGGCCTCGTGAAAAAAGATAAGATAAAAAGGGCCACAGCACCCAACCCTGGGGAGGTATTCTTGCTAATGGGTGGTAGAACAGGCAGGGATGGGATACACGGGGTTACATTCGCATCAGAGGAACTAACAAGCTCATCAGAGATAGAGGACAGGCCAGCAGTCCAAATAGGGGATCCTTTCACAAAGAAGATGGTATTAGAGGCCAGTCTTGAAATAATGGATAAAGTGGAAGTTTCAGGGGTCAAAGACCTTGGTGGGGGTGGGCTCACCTGTTGCATATCAGAGATTGTTGCAAAATGTGATAACGGTGCAATAGTAGAACTAGAAAAGATACCCCTACGCGAGGAGGGAATGACACCCTATGAGATAATGTTGTCAGAATCCCAGGAAAGAATGCTTTTCGTGATAAGACGAGAGGACATAGAAAAGGCCATGAGGATATGTGAAAAATATGAGCTCCCAGCAGCCATAATAGGCGAAGTCACAGACGACAAGAGGATGAAGGTAGTAAAGGATGGTAGAGTAATCGCGGATCTACCAGCCAAACTCCTCGCAGACCCCCCAGTTATCATAAGAGAGGCTAAGAGGCCAACACACCCCAGGGAGACTATAAGAGTAGAACATCCACCAGTTAAAGAGGCGCTTCTGAAGGTTTTGTCTTCACCCAATATTGCAAGCAAGGAATGGGTTTATCGGCAATACGATCATGAAGTTCAAATCAGGACCGTGGTAAAACCTGGAGACGATGCAGCGGTTTTAAGAATTGATGGGGAAAATGGGATAGCACTCACAGTGGACTCTAATAGTATACATACAAGACTCGACCCCTATCATGGTGGTGCAGGTTCAGTGGCAGAGGCCATAAGAAATGTGGTTTCAATGGGTGCCTGGCCATTGTGCATAGTAGATTGTCTCAATTTCGGGAATCCTGAAAAGCCCACTGTATTCTGGGAATTCAAAGAATGTGTTAAGGGGATGGCGAAGACCGCCCGGACATTTAAAACCCCTGTTATAAGTGGTAATGTAAGTTTTTACAATGAGACGGAAGGGGTCACAGTTAACCCTTCACCAGTGGTTGGGGTTATAGGATCGCTGAAATTAGATAATATAAAGACAATGGATTTTAAAGGGGAGAATGAGAAGATTATAGTCGCCGGTTACACAAGAGGAGAACTGGGAGGATCTGAATATTATAAGAGTGTGCACGGGCTCGTGACAGGAGACCCGCCACGTGTAAAATTCGAGGATGAACTAAAAGCTGCAGAATCCATCCATAACATCATAGACGAGTTTGGTGATGGTGTCACGGCAGTACATGACTGTTCTAGGGGTGGATTGGGAGTGGCATTAGCAGAGATGAGCATAAAATCGGGTCTAGGAGCCAAAATCGATACTAATAGGATCCCAAACAATTGCAAAAACGAACATCAACTCCTATTTTCAGAATCACATGGCCGATATATTATAACAGTAAAGGAAGAAATAGCCGGTGATATAATAGCAAATATAAAAGTACCATCTTCAGTTATAGGCACCGTCAGCGGTGAAAGTCTCCAAATAGATGACCTAAAAATCCCAGTAGATAAACTCCAGGAGACATATCATGGAGTGATAGAAAAATACATGTAA